From the Thermosynechococcus sp. genome, the window GTGATTTCCCCTTGGAACTTTCCCTTGGCAATTCCCACAGGTATGACCGTGGCCGCCCTAGTGACAGGTAACTGCACGATTCTCAAGCCTGCGGATCCCGCCGCCGTCGTTGCCGCCAAACTAGCGGAGATCCTGATTGCCGCCGGTTTGCCACCGGGGGTGTTTCAGTTTCTCCCCGGACGGGGTTCCGTGATTGGCCCCTACTTAACCAAGCATCCCGATGTGCATCTCATTGCCTTTACTGGCTCCCAAGAGGTGGGTTGCCGCCTAATTGCTGAGGCAGCAGTGTTGCAGCGAGGACAAACCCACATCAAGCGAGTGATTGCCGAGATGGGGGGCAAAAACGCCATCATCATTGACGAAAGTGCCGACTTAGATCAGGCAGTGGCGGGGGTTGTGCAGTCGGCCTTTGGCTACAGTGGCCAAAAATGCTCCGCCTGTTCGCGGGTGATTGTCCTTGAGTCCATCTACGACCCCTTTGTGCAGCGCTTAGTGGCGGCCACCCAGTCCCTGAATATTGGGCCAGCCCACTTGCCCAGTACCCGTGTCGGACCGGTGGTGACGGCCGCCGCCCGCGATCGCATTCGGCAATATATTGCTAAGGGGCAGCGAGAAGCAGAACTAGCCTTGAGTGTACCGGTACCAGAGGTGGGTTATTTTGTCTCGCCCACGATCTTTACCAATGTCCCCCCCACGGCCACGATCGCCCAAGCGGAAATTTTTGGGCCGGTGCTGGCCGTCCTGCGGGCAGCAACCTTCAGCCAAGCCCTTGAAATTGCCAATGCCACCGCCTATGCCCTGACAGGGGGGCTGTATTCGCGGACGCCCTCCCATATTCAGCAGGCCAAAGCCCAATTTGCTGTAGGGAACCTGTACATCAATCGTGGGATTACAGGGGCGATCGTGGATCGGCAGCCCTTTGGTGGCTTTAAGCTGTCAGGGATTGGGTCCAAAGCCGGTGGACGCGATTACCTGCTGCAATTCCTTGAACCGCGCGTCATTACCGAGAATGTCCAGCGTCAAGGGTTTGCTCCCATTGCCGGGGTCGATGATTGATGCCAAAAGGCACGCCGTTATTGGCCGAGATTCAGGAGCGCATCAGGGCAGCGGGCGCCATTTCCTTCTGTGAGTTTATGGCCTTGGCTCTCTATGCACCCCAGTGGGGTTATTACAATCGTCCCCAAATGCAGATTGGTCAGCGCGGCGACTTTATCACCTCCAGTAGTCTCACGCGGGATTTTGCGGAACTGCTCACTGAGGCTTTTGTGCAGATGTGGCACGCCTTGGAGCGACCGCAGCGATTTACCCTCCTGGAGATGGGTGCCGGTGAAGGCCACTTTGCCGAGGGGGTCTTAAGCTACAGTCAAGGGACCTATCCCGATTTCTTTGCTGCCCTGGAGTACCAGATTCAAGAGCAATCCCCCAGTTTAGAGGCACGTCAACGGCAACGCTTGGCACCTTGGGGCGATCGCCTGCATTGGCGGAGCGTTAAGAGTTCTCCTGAACCGATGGTTGGCTGCATCTTTAGCAATGAGCTGGTGGATGCGTTCCCCGTCCATCGGCTGCAATGGCAAGGGGGCAATTGGCAGGAAATTTATGTCAGCCTCAATGCCCAGGGAGCGTTTCAAGAGGTCTTGGGTCCCCTCAGCGACGATCGCATTCACGAGTACTTTGCCACCGTTGGCATTGATCCGCAGCAGCAGGGCTACAGCGACGGCTACCGTACTGAGGTGAATTTGAACCTGATCCCATGGCTCAAGGATCTAAGTGAGTACCTAGAGCGGGGCTTTGTTCTCACCATTGACTATGGTTATCCCGCCCGGCAATACTATCATCCCGCCCGCTCTCAGGGCACGTTGCAGTGCTACTACCAACACCGCTGCCACGATAATCCTTACTGCTTTGTTGGCGAGCAGGACATTACAGCCCATATGGATGTAACCGCTTTAACATGCTATGGTGAGCAATTTGGTCTTGAAGCCCTCTATGTCACCCGCCAGAGTTTATTTCTCATGGCCTTGGGGTTGGGCGATCGCCTAGTGGCACAGCAACAGAGGAATGGCAATCTCCTGCAAGCCCTCAACCGCCATCAATCACTTCACCAACTCATTGATCCCCTTGGCCTCGGGGGCTTTTACGTCGTTCTCCAAGGAAAGCAAGCCAGCCTCGATCTACCGCAACTCAGGGAAGCAATTCAGGGATTCGGTTAATGACTAAGAGCCACATCC encodes:
- a CDS encoding class I SAM-dependent methyltransferase, translating into MPKGTPLLAEIQERIRAAGAISFCEFMALALYAPQWGYYNRPQMQIGQRGDFITSSSLTRDFAELLTEAFVQMWHALERPQRFTLLEMGAGEGHFAEGVLSYSQGTYPDFFAALEYQIQEQSPSLEARQRQRLAPWGDRLHWRSVKSSPEPMVGCIFSNELVDAFPVHRLQWQGGNWQEIYVSLNAQGAFQEVLGPLSDDRIHEYFATVGIDPQQQGYSDGYRTEVNLNLIPWLKDLSEYLERGFVLTIDYGYPARQYYHPARSQGTLQCYYQHRCHDNPYCFVGEQDITAHMDVTALTCYGEQFGLEALYVTRQSLFLMALGLGDRLVAQQQRNGNLLQALNRHQSLHQLIDPLGLGGFYVVLQGKQASLDLPQLREAIQGFG